A stretch of the Oncorhynchus clarkii lewisi isolate Uvic-CL-2024 chromosome 9, UVic_Ocla_1.0, whole genome shotgun sequence genome encodes the following:
- the LOC139417225 gene encoding potassium channel subfamily K member 15-like: MPLPPMKKQNVRTLSLILCMFSYLLVGAAVFDALESETESSRRRILELKRTEMKKKYRLSEDDYRQIEQVVLQAEPHHAGRQWKFAGSFYFAITVITTIGYGHAAPGTDAGKVFCMFYAVLGIPLTLVMFQSLGERMNTFVRYLLRRAKQCLGLRRTEVSMENMVSVGFLSCIGTLCVGAAAFSHYEGWTFFHAYYYCFITLTTIGFGDFVALQKKEDLQEKTPYVAFSFMYILVGLTVIGAFLNLVVLRFLTMNTEDERRDAQERASIKRERGLLTMGLHGGEGGPEQGRGELGGRDRGRDRMGQSHSHSNLFRPMEEGTSRTNLITSPVEEQEERDRARGAPCKQRLHLQLHGTGRLKTESPLGSLCSCMCYRLGVCDSPLPSRSEHHGCNINSVYYSSVSYRTQGCSPRDNTGLSSPGNTLSPQHSFKEYPHSRRKSV, encoded by the exons ATGCCTCTGCCACCC ATGAAGAAGCAGAATGTGCGgaccctctctctcatcctctgcaTGTTTTCCTACCTGCTGGTGGGAGCCGCGGTGTTCGACGCGCTTGAATCAGAGACGGAGAGCTCCCGCCGACGCATCCTGGAGCTGAAGCGTACCGAGATGAAGAAGAAATACCGGTTGTCCGAGGACGACTACCGGCAGATCGAGCAGGTGGTACTGCAAGCGGAGCCCCACCACGCCGGGAGACAGTGGAAATTCGCAGGGTCTTTCTACTTTGCCATCACGGTCATCACCACCATTG GTTATGGCCATGCAGCTCCAGGCACAGATGCTGGGAAGGTCTTTTGCATGTTCTATGCTGTGCTGGGCATCCCTCTTACCCTGGTCATGTTCCAGAGCCTGGGTGAGAGGATGAACACGTTCGTTCGCTACCTCCTGCGCAGGGCCAAGCAGTGCCTGGGGTTACGGAGGACTGAGGTGTCCATGGAGAACATGGTTTCGGTGGGCTTCCTGTCCTGTATCGGCACTCTGTGTGTCGGGGCAGCAGCCTTCTCCCACTACGAGGGCTGGACCTTCTTCCAcgcctactactactgctttatCACGCTCACCACCATTGGGTTTGGGGACTTTGTGGCACTGCAGAAGAAGGAGGACCTCCAGGAGAAGACGCCCTATGTGGCCTTCAGCTTCATGTACATCCTGGTGGGGTTGACAGTGATCGGAGCCTTCCTCAACCTAGTAGTGCTGCGCTTCCTCACCATGAAcacagaggatgagaggagggacgCCCAGGAGAGGGCCTCCATCAAGAGGGAGAGGGGCCTGCTTACCATGGGGCtgcatggaggagaaggaggaccagagcagggcagaggaGAGCTTGGGGGCAGGGACAGGGGGAGGGACAGGATGGGGCAGAGCCACAGTCACAGCAACCTATTCCGGCCCATGGAGGAGGGAACCAGCCGCACTAACCTCATCACCTCCCCagtggaggagcaggaggagagggacagggccAGGGGTGCACCCTGCAAGCAGAGGCTGCACTTACAGCTGCATGGCACAGGCAGACTAAAGACAGAGTCCCCCCTGGGCTCCCTGTGCTCCTGTATGTGCTACCGTCTGGGTGTGTGTGACAGCCCCCTGCCTTCCCGCAGCGAGCACCACGGGTGTAACATTAACTCTGTCTACTACAGCTCCGTCTCCTACAGGACCCAGGGCTGCTCCCCCAGGGACAACACAGGACTCTCGTCCCCAGGGAACACACTCTCGCCTCAGCACAGCTTCAAGGAGTACCCCCACTCCCGGAGGAAGTCAGTGTAG